Part of the Paludisphaera borealis genome, ACATGGATACTGCCCGACTAGTTTCACCTGCGGAGACGCTCCACTCATGAACATAAACATCCGGGGGATATCCAGCGAGCCAATAGCCCGTCTTCCCACATGGGTCATCGAGGTTCCACTCGCCGGACGCCCATCCCGGCGGACTGGATCTTTCGTCCCTCGCCTCCATAATTTCGGTTCTTGGCAAACCCGTCACTCTGTCATTGAACCTACGCGATCGATCCGGCTTCACCAGTTGAAGAAACATGAACTTACCGCCGACCGATGATGCCGCCTTGGTGCTGGCTGTGATCTCGATCCCGGACTCCGCTTCGGTCTCGCCATAGGGAGTAAGGCACAATCCTGTCCAGATAAAAGCGTATGGGTTACCGGCTTGCGGCGTACCCTGATGCTCCACCGTCAATGTGGCCGTGTCCGGAGAGACGGTGGTGAACGTGCAGTGCAAGACGGAATCCGGGGCCGTGCCCGTGGGCTCCGCTTTATACTTGATCGTCAACTTCACATCGTAATTCTGCGGGGCGACCGTGGCGGGGATGATGAAATCATACCCCGCCTGATTAGTGGGCACCCCGGGCGTCATGCTGACGAACTTGTGCAGGGACGAAGCGTCCTGGCCGTCACCGCCGAAATAGCTCTTAATGTCGCTGCCGCCGGACCAAGTATAGGACAAGATCTTCGATGTATCGATGTTCTCCACCCAGAAGTGCATGATGTCGCCAATCGGAGCCGGGTTGTTGTTGTAGAGGATCCAATTCTTCGGCTTGGCAGGGTCTTCTCCCGGGGCCAAGATCGAGCCTACGCTGCCGCCGCTGCCCTTCAAGGTCGGATAGTAGGCCGGGGGGTTGCCGCCGGAGCCGCTCATCGTCGTGAAGTCGAGCGTGGAATCGCGAGCGGTGGAGCGGCTGGCACCAGGAGCGAGGGCCAGGGGACGAATCGCGCCAGGCGTCGAGACAGCGGTTGATCGCGAGCGTGAGAATCCGGCGCGGCTCGCCGGCCCCGCTACTGCACCGCCCGCGGCCGGCGTGTTTCCGGCGTTCGACGAACGCATGGCGAGATGAACGGAATTCGATCCGGCCGACGCCGTGAAGATGCCGTTTGCTCCGAGCGCGGATGTGTGAGCGACGTGGTGCTGTGAGCCCGCTGCTTTCGACGCCGTCAATCAAGCCACGACCACCGAATTCCCGAAGCCGCGGTGAGCCAGAGATGCACCGTCGCCGTTAACGAGCCCCTGGATTCGCACTGGCATCGCGGTCGAAGCACTGTTTCTCCCGTAGCCGACCCACCCTCCATGAGCCGTCGGAGACGGCACGGCAACGCCGGCGACCAGCGTCGACAGCACGAAGCGTTCCTCGAGATGATCGATCTTGGGTGTCAACGTCCGCGATCTGCGCGCGGAGCGTCTCATGCTTCGTATCCTCGATGATTTTGGCCACGGGTGCGTCAAGTCAACGGAGTTCAACCATCGGCGATCTGCTGGCTATCTTGCACGGGATGGCGGGAATTGGTGGGCACGCGATAAACCGGACATTAAGCCCGTACGAATTGCTCTGTAGAAAACCCGTGAACCGTCGTCCACTGGCGGTCGTAGAATGACATGTGACTACGAGCAAATCACCACTGCGGGTGTTCCAGGTCGCCTACGAGGCGGCTTGTCGCGCCCTTCCGGCGCACCGCCACCAGTTCAGCCCCAAGAAGTTCACCCAGCCTCAACTTCTGGCCTGCCTGGTGCTCAAGGAGTTCCTCCGCCTCGACTACCGCGGGTTGGCGGCGCATCTGGCGGACCAGGCCGACCTCCGGGACCGGATCGGGCTGACGGTCGTCCCGCACTTCACCACGTTTCAGAAGGCCGCACAGCGGTTGCTGGCCTCGGTCCCCGGCCGCCGGATGTTCGACGCCGTGCTCGATCGTGCGAGGGAGGACGGCACGCTGAAGCGCCGCGTCCCGTTGGCGGCCGTCGACGGCACGGGGATGGAGTCGCGGCACGTCAGCCGCTACTACGCCAAGCGTCGCTCCGCCGGAGACTCCGACCCCGCCAGGACTTACGCGCATTATCCGAAGGTCGTCTTCGTGGTCGACTGCAAGAGCCATATGATCCTCTCGGCGGTCCCGGGGCGTGGCCCGGCGTCGGATCTGGTGCAGTTCGGCCGGGCCTGGACCCAGGCCGTGCGCCGCGCCCGGATCGACACGCTGCTGGCCGACGCCGACTTCGACGCCGAACGGGTCCACCGGGCCGTCCGGTCGCACGGCGTGCGGACGATCATCCCGCCGAAGCGGGGCCGGCCGACCGACAAGCCCCCCACGGGCTGGTGGCGGCGGGTGATGAAACAGCGTTTCGCCGGGCTCAAACGCAAGTACGGTCAACGGTGGCAGGTGGAGACGGTGAACTCGATGCTCAAGCGGCGCTTGGGCTCGGCCCTCCGCGCGCGGAAGCATCCGACCCAGTGCCGCGAGATCGTCCTTCGGGCCATTACCCATAACGTCATGATTGTGCGACTACGGGTTTTCTACAGAGCAACGACGGACGGTTTTGCGACTCAACGCCGACTCCTGGATCTTGATGGCTTCCGGGCCCAGGCGTACGACCTGCTGACCACACCTGCCGCCCAAGAGGCGTTTCGGATCGACAAGGAGGACCCGAAGACGCGCGACCGGTACGGCCGTAACATCTACGGCCAGAGCGTCTTGCTGGCCCGCCGCCTGGTCGAGGCCGGGGTCCGGGTCGCCAGCATTTCGTGGGCGCCCGACGCCAACGCCACATGGGACACCCACGGCAACAACTTCACCGCTCTGAAAAACAGGCTGCTGCCGCAACTCGACTCCGCCCTCTCGTCTCTGCTGGACGACCTCCAGACGCGAGGCCGCCTCGATCGGACGCTCGTCGTCGTCATGGGCGAGTTCGGCCGCAGCCCCAGGGTCAACGCCGGCGCCGGCCGCGATCACTGGAACTTCGGATACAGTCTGTTCTTCGCCGGGGGAGGGATCAAGGCGGGCCATGTCCACGGGGCCAGCGACAAGATCGGCGGCCGTCCTCAACTTGATCCCGTCACCCCGGCCGAGATCATCGCCACGATCTACCACTGTCTGGGAATCTCCGCCGACACGATCCTCCACGATCAGTTCCAGCGGCCGATGACCGTCGTCCCAGACGGCCGCCCGATCAACGCCTTGCTCGCCTGAGCCCCGGCTCGGTCCTTCGACCTCGGACGGTGAAAGCGGAAGACGTACGATAGAATGGGCCTGGATGACGGTCGAAGAGGACCGTGTGCCGATCGCTTCGCCCTTCCGAAAGGCTGATATGCTCAACAACGTGCGGGTTGCCGCGGTCGCCGTCGACACCCAG contains:
- a CDS encoding IS5 family transposase; translated protein: MTTSKSPLRVFQVAYEAACRALPAHRHQFSPKKFTQPQLLACLVLKEFLRLDYRGLAAHLADQADLRDRIGLTVVPHFTTFQKAAQRLLASVPGRRMFDAVLDRAREDGTLKRRVPLAAVDGTGMESRHVSRYYAKRRSAGDSDPARTYAHYPKVVFVVDCKSHMILSAVPGRGPASDLVQFGRAWTQAVRRARIDTLLADADFDAERVHRAVRSHGVRTIIPPKRGRPTDKPPTGWWRRVMKQRFAGLKRKYGQRWQVETVNSMLKRRLGSALRARKHPTQCREIVLRAITHNVMIVRLRVFYRATTDGFATQRRLLDLDGFRAQAYDLLTTPAAQEAFRIDKEDPKTRDRYGRNIYGQSVLLARRLVEAGVRVASISWAPDANATWDTHGNNFTALKNRLLPQLDSALSSLLDDLQTRGRLDRTLVVVMGEFGRSPRVNAGAGRDHWNFGYSLFFAGGGIKAGHVHGASDKIGGRPQLDPVTPAEIIATIYHCLGISADTILHDQFQRPMTVVPDGRPINALLA